The Streptomyces sp. NBC_01275 genome has a segment encoding these proteins:
- the cobO gene encoding cob(I)yrinic acid a,c-diamide adenosyltransferase: MPQGQPSVVPDDGLTTRQRRNRPLVVVHTGIGKGKSTAAFGLALRAWNQGWPIGVFQFVKSAKWKVGEENALRVLGASGGGGSVDWHKMGEGWSWVQRDSQMDNEEKAREGWEQVKRDLAAETYKLYVLDEFAYPMHWGWVDVDEVVEVLRDRPGTQHVVITGRNAPEKLVEVADLVTDMSKVKHPMDAGQKGQRGIEW, from the coding sequence GACTGACGACACGTCAGCGGCGTAACCGGCCGCTCGTCGTCGTGCACACGGGCATCGGCAAGGGCAAGTCGACCGCCGCCTTCGGGCTGGCGCTGCGCGCCTGGAACCAAGGGTGGCCCATCGGGGTGTTCCAGTTCGTCAAGTCGGCGAAGTGGAAGGTCGGGGAGGAGAACGCCCTTCGGGTGCTGGGGGCCAGCGGCGGGGGGGGCTCCGTCGACTGGCACAAGATGGGCGAAGGGTGGTCCTGGGTCCAGCGCGACTCCCAGATGGACAACGAGGAGAAGGCCCGCGAGGGCTGGGAGCAGGTCAAGCGGGACCTCGCCGCCGAGACGTACAAGCTGTATGTGCTCGACGAGTTCGCGTACCCGATGCACTGGGGGTGGGTGGACGTCGACGAGGTGGTGGAGGTGCTGCGGGATCGGCCCGGGACCCAGCACGTCGTGATCACCGGGCGCAACGCTCCCGAGAAGCTCGTCGAGGTCGCGGACCTGGTGACGGACATGTCCAAGGTCAAGCACCCCATGGACGCCGGGCAGAAGGGGCAGAGGGGCATCGAGTGGTGA
- a CDS encoding cobyrinate a,c-diamide synthase gives MTSPSSSSAVPRLVIAAPSSGSGKTTVATGLMAAFAARGLAVSPHKVGPDYIDPGYHALATGRVGRNLDAYLCGPELVGPLFLHGARGCDLAVVEGVMGLYDGAAGEGELASTAHVAKLLRAPVVLVVDASSQSRSVAALVHGFASWDPEVRVGGVILNKVGSQRHESLLREALDSAGVPVLGVLRRVAQVDTPSRHLGLVPVAERQAAAVEAVAAMAAQVDAGCDLEALLGLARSAGALSCAAWDAAEALGAGAPGPPLSALKGPRPQTPDGLDTAGPGSTVRVAVAGGPAFTFSYAEHAELLTAAGAEVVVFDPLRDEQLPDGTAGLVIGGGFPEVYAAELSGNEQLRKSVAELAERGAPLAAECAGLLYLCRELDGLPMCGVLDATARMSERLTLGYRDAVAVSDSVLAVAGTRMRGHEFHRTVVEPGSGAVPAWGVRTPERRVEGFVERGVHASYLHTHWASEPGVARRFVERCRTS, from the coding sequence CTGACCTCCCCGTCCTCTTCCTCCGCCGTCCCTCGGCTGGTCATCGCCGCGCCCTCCTCGGGCAGCGGCAAGACCACCGTCGCCACGGGGTTGATGGCCGCGTTCGCCGCGCGGGGGCTCGCCGTGTCCCCGCACAAGGTCGGGCCGGACTACATCGACCCCGGATACCACGCGCTCGCCACCGGGCGCGTGGGGCGGAACCTCGACGCGTATCTGTGCGGGCCCGAGTTGGTCGGACCGCTGTTCCTGCACGGGGCGCGGGGGTGCGATCTCGCCGTCGTCGAGGGTGTGATGGGGCTGTACGACGGGGCGGCGGGCGAGGGCGAACTGGCGTCCACCGCCCATGTCGCCAAGCTGCTGCGGGCGCCGGTCGTGCTCGTCGTGGACGCCTCGTCGCAGTCGCGGTCCGTCGCCGCGCTGGTGCACGGGTTCGCCTCCTGGGATCCGGAGGTGCGGGTCGGCGGCGTGATCCTGAACAAGGTCGGGTCGCAACGGCACGAGTCTCTTCTGCGGGAGGCGTTGGACTCGGCCGGGGTGCCGGTGCTGGGTGTGCTGCGGCGGGTGGCTCAGGTGGACACGCCGTCGCGGCATCTGGGGTTGGTGCCGGTCGCCGAGCGGCAGGCTGCGGCGGTGGAGGCCGTGGCCGCGATGGCCGCGCAGGTCGACGCCGGGTGTGATCTTGAGGCGCTGCTCGGGCTGGCGCGGAGTGCGGGTGCCTTGTCCTGTGCGGCTTGGGATGCGGCTGAGGCCCTGGGGGCCGGCGCCCCCGGACCCCCGCTTTCGGCCCTGAAGGGGCCTCGCCCTCAAACGCCGGACGGGCTGGACACAGCCGGGCCGGGCTCGACGGTGAGGGTCGCCGTCGCCGGCGGCCCCGCCTTCACCTTCTCCTACGCCGAACACGCCGAACTCCTCACCGCCGCCGGCGCCGAGGTCGTCGTGTTCGATCCGCTGCGTGACGAGCAACTGCCGGACGGTACGGCCGGGTTGGTGATCGGGGGCGGGTTTCCCGAGGTGTACGCCGCCGAGCTGTCCGGCAACGAGCAGCTGCGCAAGTCGGTCGCGGAACTCGCGGAGCGTGGCGCTCCTCTCGCCGCCGAGTGCGCCGGACTGCTGTACCTGTGCCGGGAGTTGGACGGGCTGCCGATGTGCGGGGTGCTGGACGCGACGGCGCGGATGAGCGAGCGGCTCACTTTGGGGTATCGGGACGCGGTGGCCGTGAGCGACAGTGTGCTGGCCGTGGCCGGGACGCGGATGCGGGGGCACGAGTTCCACCGGACCGTGGTCGAGCCCGGCTCGGGGGCGGTTCCCGCCTGGGGTGTGCGCACTCCTGAACGGCGGGTGGAAGGTTTTGTGGAGCGCGGTGTGCACGCGAGCTATCT